The Sorangiineae bacterium MSr11954 DNA segment CTCACCGATCCGAGCCGCCCCATCAAGTTCCGCATCGCCAACCGCCTCTTCGGCGAGAAGACGTACAAGTTCGAGCCCGCGTACCTCGAGACCACCAAGGTGAATTACGGCGCGCCGCTCGAGGCGGTCGACTTCATCAAGGGCTTCGAGCCCGCGCGGGCGCGCATCAACGGGTGGGTCGAGGATCAGACCGAGAAGCGCATCAAGAATTTGATCCCGCCCAACGCGCTCACCAAAGATACGCGGCTGGTGCTGGTCAATGCCATTTACTTCCTCGGTGATTGGCAATCCCCGTTCGACAAAGAGTCGACCAAGCCGGGGCCGTTTCAGCTCACCGCCACCTCGAAGAAAGACGTGCCCACCATGCACAACGAGCTGCATGTGCGCTACGCCGAGCAGAACGGCGTGAAGGCGGTGGAGCTCCCGTACAAGGGAAACAACATGTCGATGCTGGTCGTCGTGCCCGACAAGGTGGATGGCCTCGAGCCGGTGGAGAAGTCGCTCGACAACGCCAAGCTCGATGGGCTGGTCTCCGCGCTCAAGTCGGAGACCGTGAACGTGTCGCTCCCGAAGTTCGAAATCAACCCGGCCGAGTCGCTCTCGCTGGGCGATCGCCTGAAGGAAATGGGCATGGTGCTCGCCTTCGATCGCACGCGCGCCGACTTCACCGGCATGGCCAACCCGCCGAGCCCCGAGGATCGTCTTTACATCTCCAAGGTCTTCCACAAGGCCTTTATCCGCGTGGACGAGAAGGGCACCGAGGCCGCCGCCGCCACCGCGACCGTGATGATGCGCGCCACCTCGATGCCGCTGAAGGTGGTCTCGTTCAAGGCCGATCATCCGTTCTTGTTCTTCATTCGCGACAACGCGACGGGGATGATCCTCTTCAGCGGCCGCGTAGCCGATCCGTCCGCGAAGTGAGCCGTGAAACGCGCTGCCGGAACGAAGGTTCGGTAGCGCGTAGCCTCGCGCGAAGGGGCGAGGGGAGAAAGTTGGCGCGCCCCGCGTACCAGGATTCGCGTGGCATCGAATTCCGATAATTCCCGTTCCATCAACCCGCACATGCACCCCCACAGGAACCTGGTGGGCTCGGTGGTCGGGAGTTATCGTCTGACCCGTCTTTTGGGCGAGGGGGGCGTGGGGGTCGTTTACCTGGGCGAGCACCCTCTGGTGGGCGCGCGGGTGGCCATCAAGGTCTTGCACGAGCACTGCGCGGGCGCGCCGGAGATCGTGGAGCGCTTCGTCAACGAGGCGAAGGCCGCCAACCTGATTCAGAGCCCCCACATCGTTCGCGTGAGCGATTTCGGCTGCCTCGACGACGGCAGCCACTACGCGGTCATGGAGTACCTCGAGGGGCAGACCCTCGAGCACATCCTGAGCCGCATCGGCCCCATGGAGTACCGGCGGGTGGTGGAGCTTTGCCGCCAGATGGCCGTGGGCATGAGCGCGGCGCACGCGGCGGGCATCATCCATCGCGATTTGAAGCCGGCCAACGTGTTCGTGCAGTTCGGGGTCGAGGGCGGGCCCTTCGTGCGCATCCTGGACTTTGGGATTGCCAAGTTGCTCGAGTCGAATTGGCAAAACCAGGAGCCGGCCGTCAAGAGCACCTTGGCGGGTCAAGTCCTGGGCACGCCGCTCTATTGCTCGCCGGAGCAAGCGGCCGGGGAGCCGGTGACCAAGGCCAGCGATGTGTATGCGCTGGGCGCGATCGCCTACGAGCTGCTCTCGGGGGTGGCGCCCATCGAGGGGGAGAACCTGATGCAGATCCTGGTGCGCAAGGCCACCTTGGACGCCGTGCCCATCGCGAGCCTGTGCCCGCAGCTCCCCGTGGAGCTCGCGGAGCTCGTCATGGAGATGCTCGCGCGCAAGCCCGCATCGCGCCCCGGGTCGATGGACGAGGTGGTCCGTCGCCTCGACGCGATCGTCCCGCCCGCGCCCTCGCGGCCCTCGCGCCCTTCGGGGCGCATGTCGCTGCAATCGACCTTGGTGTCGCCCGTTTCACCGCTCGCGGCGCTCAAGGCCGTTCCGCGCTTGAACACGCCGACGGTCACCGAGGTGTCGGCCGTCGGCATCGCGCCGCCGCCGTCTTCGCGCGCGCCCACCTTGCGGCGAGGGGCGAGGTCCGCGAGCCTGCTCCGCCGTCTCTTTGCCGGTGCGATGATCGCGGTGGTCGTGCTGGGCGCGGCCTCGTTCATGGTCCGATCGCGGAACGGCGCCGAGTCCGAGACGGGGTCTGGACACGCGGCGGCGGGATCGCGCCCGGCCGCGATCGCGTCGCTGCCATCGCCCGACACGCCGCCGCGGAGCGCGGTCGCGGCGTCGGCACCCGCCGCGCCGGCGTTGGCGACCGTCGCTCCGGAGCCCGTCGCGTCGGCGCCGTCGGTGCTCGGATCGG contains these protein-coding regions:
- a CDS encoding serpin family protein, coding for MRLACRLAFLGLAASVAHCNNSTPPPPEPQTPSPSSSTGSASETVQTTPPANASAMPPTDPTPGTHDPAPAATGDALARLAKDSNAFGFDLYQRVRAQKGNLVVSPASITTALSMAWGGAKGDTADQMKKALHFDGTQTEVMQAAGKLSSSLTDPSRPIKFRIANRLFGEKTYKFEPAYLETTKVNYGAPLEAVDFIKGFEPARARINGWVEDQTEKRIKNLIPPNALTKDTRLVLVNAIYFLGDWQSPFDKESTKPGPFQLTATSKKDVPTMHNELHVRYAEQNGVKAVELPYKGNNMSMLVVVPDKVDGLEPVEKSLDNAKLDGLVSALKSETVNVSLPKFEINPAESLSLGDRLKEMGMVLAFDRTRADFTGMANPPSPEDRLYISKVFHKAFIRVDEKGTEAAAATATVMMRATSMPLKVVSFKADHPFLFFIRDNATGMILFSGRVADPSAK
- a CDS encoding serine/threonine protein kinase, translated to MHPHRNLVGSVVGSYRLTRLLGEGGVGVVYLGEHPLVGARVAIKVLHEHCAGAPEIVERFVNEAKAANLIQSPHIVRVSDFGCLDDGSHYAVMEYLEGQTLEHILSRIGPMEYRRVVELCRQMAVGMSAAHAAGIIHRDLKPANVFVQFGVEGGPFVRILDFGIAKLLESNWQNQEPAVKSTLAGQVLGTPLYCSPEQAAGEPVTKASDVYALGAIAYELLSGVAPIEGENLMQILVRKATLDAVPIASLCPQLPVELAELVMEMLARKPASRPGSMDEVVRRLDAIVPPAPSRPSRPSGRMSLQSTLVSPVSPLAALKAVPRLNTPTVTEVSAVGIAPPPSSRAPTLRRGARSASLLRRLFAGAMIAVVVLGAASFMVRSRNGAESETGSGHAAAGSRPAAIASLPSPDTPPRSAVAASAPAAPALATVAPEPVASAPSVLGSVPSPASAAVSRPPSVRRPAMAGASSARTAASAPPPAAKLVNPFD